Proteins found in one Bremerella volcania genomic segment:
- a CDS encoding DUF1501 domain-containing protein codes for MSFAPQGMTRRHFMSHMAGASAMIAPSLMMGSAIQANAQDLKKRGKSCIMLWMGGGPSTMDIWDLKPGTNTGGPFRPISTKGDLQISEHMPLTAKVMDNLSVVRSMSTREADHGRGRYYMHTGYVPNPNIEHPSYGSVIAHELASDHNELEIPPFVSVGGGSVGPGFLGMSWAPFTVSSNGQVRNLGMKGWGDETLQSRLEMLRLIEGGFVNQNRGPAALDHAKILDKTVKLMTSDQMKAFKVMEEPEEMKELYGNDGFGRGCLLARRLVEAGVPFIEVDLGGWDNHQNIFNTLSDNKLPVLDRAMSALVTDLKQRGLLESTTIVWMGEFSRTPRINGNTGRDHWARSWSTVVGGGGINGGIAVGETSSDGTRVETEPYSSEDLMATVCRAMGISLDTTFTSKSGRPMKIANGGKVIKELIA; via the coding sequence ATGAGTTTTGCTCCACAGGGGATGACCCGACGTCACTTCATGTCGCACATGGCTGGCGCATCGGCCATGATCGCTCCCTCGTTGATGATGGGAAGCGCTATCCAGGCCAATGCTCAAGACCTGAAGAAGCGTGGCAAGAGCTGCATCATGCTTTGGATGGGCGGCGGTCCTAGCACGATGGACATCTGGGATCTTAAGCCAGGTACCAACACCGGTGGTCCTTTCCGTCCGATCAGCACCAAGGGTGACCTGCAAATCAGCGAGCACATGCCGCTGACTGCCAAGGTGATGGACAACCTCTCGGTCGTTCGCTCGATGAGCACCCGCGAAGCGGATCACGGTCGCGGCCGTTACTACATGCACACCGGTTACGTGCCCAATCCGAACATCGAACACCCCAGCTACGGTTCGGTGATCGCTCACGAACTGGCCAGCGACCACAATGAATTGGAAATCCCACCGTTCGTTTCGGTTGGTGGTGGTAGCGTCGGCCCAGGCTTCTTGGGGATGTCGTGGGCACCGTTCACCGTCAGCAGCAATGGCCAGGTTCGTAACCTGGGCATGAAGGGCTGGGGAGATGAAACCCTGCAAAGCCGCCTGGAAATGCTGCGTTTGATCGAAGGTGGCTTCGTCAACCAGAACCGCGGTCCGGCTGCCCTGGATCACGCCAAGATTCTGGACAAGACGGTCAAGCTGATGACCAGCGATCAGATGAAGGCCTTCAAGGTTATGGAAGAACCAGAAGAAATGAAGGAACTGTACGGTAACGATGGCTTCGGCCGTGGTTGCTTGCTGGCTCGCCGTCTGGTGGAAGCTGGCGTTCCATTCATCGAAGTCGATCTGGGCGGTTGGGACAACCACCAGAACATCTTCAACACGTTGTCCGACAACAAGCTGCCGGTCCTCGACCGTGCGATGAGTGCGTTGGTAACCGACCTGAAGCAACGCGGTCTGCTGGAAAGCACCACGATCGTGTGGATGGGTGAGTTCAGCCGTACGCCACGCATCAACGGCAACACCGGTCGCGATCACTGGGCTCGCAGCTGGAGCACCGTGGTCGGTGGTGGTGGCATCAACGGCGGTATCGCGGTTGGTGAAACCAGCTCGGATGGTACTCGCGTGGAAACCGAACCATACAGCTCGGAAGACCTGATGGCCACCGTTTGCCGTGCGATGGGTATCTCGCTTGATACCACGTTCACCAGCAAGAGCGGTCGTCCGATGAAGATCGCCAATGGCGGTAAGGTGATTAAGGAATTGATCGCCTAA
- a CDS encoding KdsC family phosphatase, translated as MNLEQRCQAVELLLTDVDGVLTDGGVILNNEGVESKQFHIRDGLGFKLWRQAGFKCGLITGRNSQVVRLRAQELSMDIVRQGITDKATVAQEVLKKFDLKPEQLAFVGDDLIDLGVIRLAGLGIAVADAVEEVKEAADYVTKTPGGKGAIREVIEVILKAKKVWNDIIHTY; from the coding sequence ATGAATCTGGAACAGCGATGCCAGGCAGTTGAACTGTTGTTGACCGATGTCGACGGCGTGCTGACCGACGGCGGCGTGATATTGAACAACGAAGGAGTCGAGTCGAAGCAGTTCCATATTCGGGACGGACTTGGCTTTAAACTATGGCGTCAGGCCGGCTTCAAATGCGGCTTGATCACGGGACGCAATTCCCAGGTCGTGCGTCTGCGTGCTCAAGAATTGAGCATGGACATCGTCCGGCAAGGAATCACCGACAAAGCGACGGTGGCTCAAGAGGTGCTCAAGAAGTTTGACCTCAAGCCCGAACAACTGGCCTTCGTCGGAGACGATTTGATCGATCTCGGAGTGATTCGTCTGGCAGGTCTGGGGATTGCGGTTGCTGACGCGGTGGAAGAGGTAAAGGAAGCCGCCGACTACGTGACCAAGACGCCTGGCGGCAAAGGAGCGATTCGCGAGGTGATCGAGGTCATCCTCAAAGCGAAGAAAGTCTGGAACGACATCATCCACACTTATTAA
- a CDS encoding FG-GAP repeat domain-containing protein, which yields MLSLLGTLSADEPWKRHTIDNTSRGADGVRPQDVNGDGLPDLCTGWEEGSVIRAYLHPGHANVKKPWPAVTVGKVKSPEDAVFMDVNGDGTFDVVSSCEGKQQTVFVHLAPTNPEDYLRPNAWKTQPIAASENQSRWMFALPWQIEKGRDPELIAGSKAPNGAVGIFRQDVAATWSWHKLTDAGWIMSLVSEDINQDGQADLLFSDRKGKQRGVYWIDLSREKRSQTPNLIGGAGHEVMFLDAADLDQDGHRDVVCTTYGDTILWLRRTGSDPVFEQIEILMPANTGTGKSVRVADVNLDGQNNLVISCGNSGKKHGVMWMQKREGEWIAHTISGTEEGIKFDLLQLIDLDGDGDLDVLTCEERDNLGVIWYENPTR from the coding sequence GTGTTGTCACTCTTGGGCACGTTAAGCGCAGACGAGCCGTGGAAGCGACATACGATCGATAACACATCACGGGGCGCTGATGGCGTGCGGCCGCAAGACGTCAACGGCGATGGCCTGCCCGATTTATGCACCGGATGGGAAGAGGGGAGCGTCATCCGGGCATATCTGCATCCAGGTCATGCAAACGTCAAAAAGCCCTGGCCAGCCGTGACGGTCGGCAAGGTAAAGAGCCCCGAAGATGCCGTCTTCATGGACGTCAACGGCGACGGAACTTTCGATGTGGTCTCGTCGTGCGAGGGAAAGCAGCAAACGGTCTTCGTGCACCTGGCTCCCACGAACCCAGAAGACTATCTACGGCCAAATGCCTGGAAAACGCAACCGATCGCAGCTTCCGAGAATCAATCGCGCTGGATGTTCGCGCTCCCCTGGCAGATTGAAAAGGGAAGGGACCCGGAATTGATCGCTGGTTCGAAAGCACCCAATGGCGCGGTGGGCATCTTTCGCCAGGATGTTGCGGCCACATGGAGTTGGCACAAGCTGACCGATGCCGGCTGGATCATGTCCCTCGTGTCGGAAGACATCAACCAGGACGGCCAGGCCGATCTCCTCTTTAGCGACCGCAAAGGAAAGCAGCGGGGCGTTTACTGGATCGACCTGTCCCGCGAAAAACGATCGCAGACGCCGAATCTGATCGGTGGAGCCGGCCACGAAGTGATGTTCCTCGACGCAGCCGACCTCGATCAGGATGGGCATCGTGACGTGGTGTGCACGACCTATGGCGATACGATCCTATGGCTGCGCCGCACCGGCAGCGATCCGGTCTTCGAGCAAATCGAAATCCTCATGCCGGCAAACACCGGCACCGGCAAGTCCGTTCGCGTCGCCGACGTCAATCTCGATGGGCAAAATAATCTGGTCATCAGCTGTGGCAATTCCGGCAAAAAGCACGGCGTGATGTGGATGCAGAAGAGAGAAGGGGAGTGGATCGCCCACACGATTAGTGGAACCGAGGAAGGCATCAAGTTTGATCTTCTTCAGCTGATCGATCTCGATGGAGATGGCGACCTGGATGTGCTGACCTGTGAGGAACGCGACAACCTGGGTGTTATCTGGTACGAGAACCCGACGCGTTAA
- a CDS encoding LptA/OstA family protein, translated as MTAAIQQDTWHPPTLIGQAVHVVVVFGVMVAIAVTYQMTFVPWIEPTIKENDTTAVPTVDFLGQQKQKLALYFSPRSWQLGSTKVLESNNIMLLMKDFHEVGENRLELEPLTIIAFENDAEQDKWDKPVVILNAEKAILQFSELNLAFGKIGDLVGGQLLGNVQITRKSADGHHEPLNVLTSDVMLASNRIETKRDVQFQMGKHQGSGRHLIAQFEEGPNRGQQKGPNISGLSILELVHVDRIVLSTEGRGLLGNAAEIPGMREQSSQMYASAPVEIRCLGPFVFDGSHRVATFRDQVQVRRLVASGVTDQLEADLLEVHFQKEAPAAPLEQTAAAYQEGDPESQTAKLKMQRLVAVGNPFRLSATSVSANAEGGQLIYDLVKKRIEVKGSPNAILTKDKYRCESPHLMYELGDNPSHLGRVWSAGPGVFTGNLNDKDPNETSRLSWQDQFRIEPQNGEYAVAVEGNATVSVDKKGQISGDKLFVFLQDVTPPGEKKQKLIPSRLHGTGRISIDTPQLVGRTNEIKTWFQFDGPQVAQGNEPGKLPIGPAPGAPGTPMSGTPQQQPGQTQTAAEKPTRFRLSGETIQLVVRFDGQKSYLDSAQISGQVQMAEMPEGEGLVDPFMVRGNVVQLLNATENNAEIHVTGEPAVVSGRGLIMRSGRLRVNQLQGRIWTDGPGTLEFPLERDFQGRKLAVPEYFNVQWQGGLEAQHDQITFDRAVKIQGRQSHLNTARLTITLNRPISFTDTSANKALSAKRVECSGGVQLYNRNVELGVLKSVDQFEGKTLSINQETGDIQAQGPGTAKTVMLGSPNAQIPGQPAPMKPVDEKQLTFLRVDFVSHISGNVHRKEVTFHKVDRAYYGPVKSWDDEIDLQNPVAMNATDVTLRCDQLTVVQHDKQSGLSGGEILAMGNSEVQGKMFSAWADRISYSTDKHLLTMTGNGRNAAQLIHQQRIGGSRQTLTAGKIQYWPETRKFQVDDGKSIDVSGERPSGVNIPKIPGLR; from the coding sequence TTGACGGCAGCCATTCAACAAGACACGTGGCACCCCCCAACGCTCATCGGGCAGGCCGTGCACGTCGTGGTCGTATTTGGCGTGATGGTGGCGATCGCCGTCACTTATCAGATGACGTTTGTTCCCTGGATCGAGCCGACGATCAAAGAAAACGACACCACGGCCGTCCCTACCGTCGACTTTCTGGGGCAGCAGAAACAAAAACTGGCACTCTACTTCTCGCCGCGCAGTTGGCAGCTTGGTTCGACGAAAGTTCTCGAGAGCAACAACATCATGCTCTTGATGAAAGACTTTCACGAAGTGGGAGAGAATCGCCTGGAGTTGGAACCGCTGACGATCATCGCCTTCGAGAACGATGCCGAGCAGGACAAGTGGGATAAACCGGTTGTCATCTTGAATGCGGAAAAGGCTATTCTGCAGTTCTCGGAACTGAACCTGGCATTTGGGAAGATCGGTGACCTGGTGGGTGGGCAGTTGCTGGGCAACGTGCAGATCACACGCAAGAGTGCCGATGGACATCACGAACCGCTAAACGTGCTGACCTCCGACGTGATGCTGGCTTCCAATCGGATTGAAACCAAAAGAGACGTCCAGTTCCAAATGGGTAAGCACCAGGGAAGCGGACGCCACCTGATCGCGCAGTTTGAGGAAGGCCCCAATCGTGGTCAACAGAAGGGGCCGAACATCTCAGGCCTTTCCATTCTGGAACTGGTTCATGTCGACCGGATCGTCCTTTCGACTGAAGGTCGCGGGCTGCTAGGCAATGCGGCCGAGATCCCCGGCATGCGCGAGCAATCGAGCCAGATGTATGCTTCGGCACCGGTTGAGATCCGCTGCCTGGGGCCGTTCGTCTTCGATGGTTCGCACCGGGTGGCGACCTTTCGCGATCAAGTCCAAGTACGTCGCTTGGTTGCTTCCGGCGTGACCGATCAACTGGAAGCCGACCTCTTGGAGGTTCACTTCCAGAAAGAAGCCCCTGCCGCACCGCTTGAGCAAACCGCGGCAGCCTACCAAGAGGGGGACCCGGAATCGCAAACCGCCAAGCTGAAGATGCAGCGCCTGGTGGCGGTCGGAAATCCGTTTCGTTTGTCGGCCACCAGCGTTTCGGCGAATGCCGAAGGGGGGCAGTTGATTTATGACCTGGTCAAGAAACGGATCGAAGTCAAAGGAAGTCCCAACGCGATCCTCACCAAGGATAAGTATCGCTGCGAGTCGCCTCACCTGATGTATGAACTGGGGGACAACCCAAGCCACTTGGGACGCGTCTGGTCGGCTGGTCCCGGGGTCTTCACCGGCAACTTGAACGACAAAGATCCGAACGAAACGAGTCGGCTTTCGTGGCAGGACCAGTTTCGGATAGAACCACAAAACGGAGAGTATGCCGTTGCGGTGGAAGGCAACGCGACGGTTTCGGTCGACAAGAAGGGACAAATCTCTGGCGACAAGCTGTTCGTCTTCCTGCAAGACGTGACCCCGCCAGGGGAAAAGAAACAGAAGCTCATCCCCAGTCGGCTGCACGGCACGGGACGCATCTCGATCGATACGCCCCAACTGGTCGGGCGCACGAATGAGATCAAGACATGGTTTCAATTCGACGGGCCCCAAGTTGCCCAGGGGAACGAGCCTGGCAAGCTGCCAATCGGGCCGGCACCGGGCGCGCCCGGCACACCCATGAGCGGCACACCTCAACAGCAGCCGGGACAAACGCAAACTGCCGCAGAGAAGCCAACCCGGTTCCGTCTCTCCGGCGAAACGATTCAATTGGTCGTTCGCTTTGATGGGCAGAAGTCGTACCTCGATTCGGCTCAGATCTCGGGACAAGTGCAAATGGCTGAGATGCCGGAAGGGGAAGGTCTGGTCGATCCCTTCATGGTCCGGGGCAACGTCGTGCAGCTGTTGAACGCGACCGAAAACAACGCGGAAATTCACGTTACCGGCGAACCGGCCGTTGTTTCGGGACGTGGTCTGATCATGCGAAGTGGTCGCCTACGCGTGAACCAGCTGCAAGGACGCATCTGGACCGATGGCCCCGGCACGCTCGAGTTTCCTTTGGAACGCGACTTCCAGGGACGCAAGCTGGCGGTGCCGGAGTACTTCAACGTGCAGTGGCAAGGAGGGCTCGAAGCCCAACACGATCAGATCACGTTCGATCGGGCCGTCAAAATCCAGGGACGTCAAAGCCATCTGAACACGGCTCGCCTGACGATCACCTTGAACCGTCCGATCAGCTTTACCGATACCAGCGCCAACAAGGCCTTGAGCGCCAAACGCGTGGAATGTTCCGGGGGCGTGCAGTTGTACAATCGCAACGTCGAACTGGGCGTTCTCAAGTCGGTGGATCAATTCGAAGGGAAGACTTTGTCCATCAATCAAGAGACCGGCGACATTCAGGCGCAAGGTCCCGGGACGGCCAAGACGGTCATGTTGGGCAGTCCCAACGCTCAGATTCCTGGGCAACCAGCACCGATGAAGCCTGTCGATGAGAAGCAGCTCACGTTTCTGCGTGTCGACTTCGTCAGTCATATCAGCGGCAATGTGCATCGCAAAGAGGTCACGTTCCACAAGGTCGACCGTGCCTACTATGGCCCTGTGAAGTCGTGGGACGACGAGATTGATCTGCAGAACCCAGTCGCGATGAATGCTACCGACGTCACGCTTCGCTGCGACCAATTGACCGTGGTTCAGCATGATAAGCAATCAGGCCTCAGCGGCGGCGAGATCCTGGCGATGGGCAATAGCGAAGTTCAAGGAAAGATGTTCAGTGCCTGGGCCGACCGCATCAGCTATTCGACCGATAAACACCTGTTGACGATGACTGGCAACGGACGCAACGCGGCGCAATTGATTCACCAGCAGCGGATCGGCGGTTCGCGGCAGACGTTGACAGCCGGAAAGATTCAGTACTGGCCTGAAACCAGAAAGTTCCAGGTCGACGACGGCAAGTCGATCGACGTCTCGGGCGAGCGGCCCAGTGGCGTCAACATTCCGAAAATCCCCGGCCTGCGTTAA
- a CDS encoding GNAT family N-acetyltransferase, whose product MLRVLEINETQDLSYVRCNWHRLWESTPGATFFQTLEWLQIYWKHFGEGKLLRVLLVLDGERLVGVVPFVVVKEPTRLGKLRVLTYPLADWGTHFSVLAENPHETLRRALQHVQMTPRNWDMIDLRWLAEEDLEVNLTSDAMTEAGYTPNPGVWKETVFIDFEGSWDDYLRSRSPKLRSDIRRKLKKFDQPGRIHLERYRPLGKAAGDCNPRWDLYNQATSIAEKSWQGHSTTGTTISHRPIRRYIKDCHVAATELGMLDLAMLYLDCKPIGFCYNYCSDGHIFGLRRGDAPEAREHGLGTALTAILIRDSFERGDKSLDMGPGSFEAKRRWMTRIATVGRMTHYPMLAPRAQILRLKHWLQTCHDRKTGRLRTALEEKQGPL is encoded by the coding sequence ATGCTCCGCGTTTTGGAAATCAACGAAACCCAGGATCTATCCTACGTGCGATGCAATTGGCATCGACTGTGGGAATCGACACCGGGCGCGACGTTCTTTCAAACGCTCGAGTGGCTGCAGATCTATTGGAAACACTTTGGCGAAGGCAAACTGCTGCGCGTGCTGCTGGTTCTCGACGGAGAGCGCCTGGTCGGCGTGGTACCGTTTGTCGTGGTCAAAGAACCGACGCGCCTGGGCAAATTGCGTGTGCTGACCTACCCACTTGCCGATTGGGGTACCCACTTCAGCGTCCTCGCCGAGAACCCTCACGAGACGCTCCGACGTGCCCTACAGCATGTCCAGATGACGCCCCGCAACTGGGACATGATCGACCTGCGTTGGCTTGCCGAGGAAGACCTGGAGGTCAATCTGACCAGCGATGCAATGACCGAGGCCGGCTACACACCCAACCCAGGCGTCTGGAAGGAAACGGTCTTTATTGACTTTGAAGGGTCTTGGGATGATTACCTGCGATCGCGTAGCCCCAAACTGCGCAGTGATATTCGTCGCAAACTCAAGAAGTTCGATCAGCCCGGCCGCATTCACCTCGAACGATACCGTCCTTTGGGAAAAGCGGCGGGGGACTGCAACCCTCGCTGGGACCTTTACAATCAGGCCACATCGATCGCCGAAAAGAGTTGGCAGGGACACTCGACCACCGGGACAACTATTTCCCATCGACCGATTCGACGGTACATCAAAGACTGTCATGTCGCCGCGACCGAACTGGGCATGCTCGACCTGGCGATGCTTTACCTCGACTGCAAGCCAATCGGCTTCTGCTATAACTACTGCTCCGATGGCCACATCTTCGGTCTGCGTCGCGGCGATGCGCCCGAAGCTCGCGAACATGGGCTCGGTACGGCCCTGACGGCCATCCTGATCCGCGATAGTTTTGAGCGTGGTGACAAGTCGCTCGACATGGGCCCCGGTTCCTTCGAGGCGAAGCGGCGCTGGATGACGCGAATCGCGACCGTTGGCCGCATGACCCACTACCCCATGCTGGCCCCTCGAGCCCAGATTCTTCGCCTGAAGCATTGGCTTCAAACCTGTCACGACCGTAAGACAGGACGCCTGCGAACGGCCTTGGAAGAGAAACAAGGTCCTCTCTAA
- a CDS encoding protein kinase domain-containing protein translates to MIELSKLGPFALENRLGNDPDSHVFHGFHLKQKRQAVVCILPERYAENPRARQRLEKRSRQLMKLNHPNIVRYHGAGIDQGIPFFALDFVDGISLQQYLEQHGPLPWETVVEIGLQVCAALAASHHMNIHHLDVRPAHILLSGAGLTDPRKPLTVQLTSFWADPRWRRSSLLLFPKDRQQYLSPEQFEDPQYVDDATDIFSLGCVFYEMITGKLPFNPLASGDERWKLPERPASLELDCPVWLDRVIMRMIEIMPDRRPPDIDSVAAGLRESQDAVARGMSAIEHALVGNNGRESIIDIGIDRSEAEKLLHKPVSHERGSFFNSRIFLGLALIVVIGALVWLLRPLNDAQLYARAEPLMLTDDTTKWREAETNYIQPLLERYPDSEYADEAQNWLDMIQMERAEARLAISLRMGREFRSDAERRLANARGLEENGNHLGAWHQYDMILEELPETVDNRPYHLIAKREINRLQHLRVTGKVQNSSLNDFVLQAEEMTVSGDVKRGREIFRRIVSLYQESPDGAGAVELAKSELAKPISMSATKEGNSAKTKVAQETDTPQEVRKPDLNSAEAPADAGPVMPTPVTDPASDAAPSTSEIDLSETASPEAGPIEEKPVKRAPLFPVNPGFSGDSSEL, encoded by the coding sequence ATGATAGAGCTATCCAAGTTAGGTCCGTTTGCCCTGGAGAACCGCCTCGGCAACGACCCTGACAGTCATGTATTTCATGGCTTTCATCTCAAACAAAAACGTCAAGCGGTCGTTTGCATTCTGCCTGAACGATACGCTGAAAATCCTCGGGCACGACAACGGCTCGAGAAGCGTAGTCGTCAGTTGATGAAGTTGAATCATCCCAACATCGTGCGTTATCACGGGGCGGGGATCGATCAGGGGATTCCGTTCTTCGCTCTCGACTTCGTCGATGGGATCAGCCTTCAGCAGTATCTCGAACAGCACGGTCCCCTTCCGTGGGAAACCGTGGTCGAGATTGGACTGCAGGTATGTGCCGCCCTGGCAGCATCGCATCACATGAACATTCACCACTTGGATGTTCGACCGGCTCATATTTTGCTTTCCGGTGCCGGATTGACCGATCCACGCAAGCCGCTGACCGTTCAGCTGACCAGCTTCTGGGCCGACCCACGCTGGCGGCGATCGTCGCTGCTGCTATTCCCGAAAGATCGCCAACAGTACCTTTCGCCTGAGCAGTTTGAAGATCCCCAGTACGTCGATGATGCCACCGACATCTTCTCGCTGGGATGCGTCTTCTATGAGATGATCACCGGCAAGCTGCCCTTCAATCCGTTGGCCTCCGGCGACGAGCGATGGAAACTGCCTGAACGGCCGGCGTCGTTGGAACTCGATTGCCCCGTGTGGCTCGATCGGGTCATCATGCGGATGATCGAAATCATGCCCGATCGCCGTCCGCCCGACATCGATTCGGTCGCGGCTGGCCTGCGCGAATCCCAAGACGCGGTGGCTCGCGGCATGAGTGCGATCGAGCATGCCTTGGTCGGCAACAACGGCCGCGAGAGCATCATCGACATCGGTATCGACCGCAGCGAAGCCGAGAAGCTGCTCCACAAGCCCGTGAGTCACGAACGGGGGTCGTTCTTCAACAGCCGAATCTTCCTGGGACTAGCATTGATCGTGGTGATCGGAGCACTGGTTTGGTTGCTTCGACCACTTAACGATGCCCAGCTTTACGCACGAGCCGAACCGTTGATGCTCACCGACGACACGACCAAGTGGCGTGAGGCCGAGACTAATTACATTCAGCCCCTGCTAGAGCGTTACCCTGATAGCGAGTACGCCGACGAGGCGCAAAACTGGCTCGACATGATTCAAATGGAACGCGCCGAAGCTCGCCTGGCGATCAGTCTGCGCATGGGTCGCGAGTTCCGCAGCGATGCCGAACGCCGCCTGGCGAATGCTCGGGGCTTGGAAGAAAATGGCAATCACCTGGGAGCCTGGCATCAGTATGACATGATTCTGGAAGAACTGCCGGAGACGGTCGACAACCGCCCTTATCATTTGATCGCCAAGCGAGAGATCAATCGACTGCAGCACTTGCGAGTCACCGGCAAGGTTCAGAACTCGTCACTCAATGACTTCGTCCTTCAGGCCGAAGAGATGACCGTTTCAGGCGACGTGAAGAGAGGTCGCGAGATCTTCCGCCGAATCGTTTCGTTGTATCAAGAGTCGCCTGACGGGGCCGGTGCCGTGGAACTCGCCAAGAGCGAGCTTGCCAAGCCGATCTCGATGTCGGCCACGAAGGAAGGAAACTCGGCCAAGACCAAGGTCGCTCAGGAAACCGATACCCCGCAGGAAGTTCGTAAGCCGGACCTGAATTCGGCCGAAGCGCCGGCCGACGCAGGGCCGGTGATGCCAACTCCTGTGACGGATCCAGCATCCGATGCGGCGCCTTCCACCAGCGAGATCGACCTTTCGGAAACGGCTTCGCCGGAAGCTGGCCCGATTGAAGAGAAGCCCGTGAAACGAGCACCTTTGTTTCCCGTGAACCCAGGCTTCTCTGGCGATTCGTCCGAGCTTTAA
- a CDS encoding KpsF/GutQ family sugar-phosphate isomerase translates to MSSLIRRDEIAAPRSRWIEQGQAAIRHEADVMLRVAQSLDDRFASAVEMILNCRGDVIVSGIGKAGHVGTKLAATFASTGTRSHFLHPAEAIHGDLGRVGEQDVVLMLSQSGETEEVVRLLPILQGLGATLIAMTSSAENTLGKAASVVLELGGIIEACPLNLAPTASTAAMLALGDALAITVSEHRGFRPEDFARYHPGGSLGRKLALVEEKMRPLAQCRVASDQLSIREVFQKVRVHGRRTGAVMLIDADGRLSGIFTDSDLARLFERDDMVDINASISTVMTTRPKTTTAGTRFQAALHRLANEKISELPVIDAQGRPLGMLDVTDMVGQVPCDAAEEPAVRPTLKIRYPNQDERGA, encoded by the coding sequence ATGAGTTCTCTCATTCGCAGGGACGAGATCGCCGCACCTCGATCTCGCTGGATCGAGCAAGGGCAAGCCGCCATTCGGCACGAAGCCGACGTGATGCTGCGCGTGGCCCAGTCGCTGGACGATCGTTTTGCCAGCGCTGTTGAAATGATTTTGAACTGCCGCGGCGATGTGATCGTTAGTGGGATCGGCAAAGCAGGTCACGTCGGGACGAAGCTGGCGGCGACGTTTGCTTCGACCGGTACACGCAGTCATTTCCTGCATCCGGCGGAAGCGATCCATGGCGATCTTGGCCGCGTTGGTGAACAAGACGTCGTGCTGATGCTTTCGCAAAGTGGTGAAACGGAAGAAGTCGTGCGGTTGCTGCCGATCTTACAAGGTCTCGGTGCGACGCTCATCGCGATGACCTCTTCAGCGGAAAATACACTCGGCAAAGCGGCATCGGTGGTGCTGGAACTCGGTGGCATTATCGAAGCCTGCCCGCTTAATCTCGCCCCAACAGCCAGCACGGCGGCGATGCTGGCGCTGGGAGACGCGCTGGCAATCACGGTGAGCGAGCATCGCGGCTTTCGCCCGGAAGACTTTGCCCGTTATCACCCCGGCGGAAGTCTCGGTCGCAAGTTGGCGTTGGTGGAAGAAAAGATGCGTCCACTTGCGCAGTGCCGTGTGGCATCCGACCAGCTATCGATTCGCGAAGTCTTTCAGAAGGTTCGCGTGCACGGTCGTCGTACCGGGGCGGTCATGTTGATCGATGCCGATGGACGATTGTCCGGCATCTTTACCGATAGCGACCTGGCCCGTTTGTTCGAGCGGGATGACATGGTCGACATCAACGCGTCGATTTCCACGGTCATGACGACGCGTCCCAAGACAACGACCGCTGGCACCCGCTTTCAGGCAGCTCTGCATCGCCTGGCGAACGAAAAGATCAGCGAATTGCCGGTGATCGATGCCCAGGGGCGTCCACTTGGTATGTTGGATGTGACGGATATGGTGGGTCAGGTTCCCTGCGATGCCGCCGAGGAACCAGCCGTGCGGCCCACTTTGAAGATCCGTTATCCGAACCAAGACGAGCGAGGGGCGTAG